The DNA region GGCCGCCCCCGAGACGCGAAACGGCAGGTCCCGCGCGCGGGGCCTGCCGTTCTCGTTCCGGCGCGGGGCGCCGGTCGCTACAGCGCCGACTCGTGCCGGGCCGCGCCCTTCACCTCGTCCGCGGTCTCGGACGCGCGCTGGGCCTTCAGCTTCTTCATCCGCTTGCGGATGAGCTCGCGCTTCAGGCTCGAGAGGTGGTCCACGAACATGGTGCCGTTCAGGTGGTCGGTCTCGTGCTGCAGCGCCACGGCGAGCAGCCCGTCCGCCTCCAGCTCGAACGGCTTGCCCTGGCGGTCGAGCGCCCGCACCCACACGCGCGCGAAGCGGTCCACGTCCTCCGCCTCGCCGGGGATCGACAGGCAGCCCTCGGTGTAGGTGAGCTCGCCCTCGCCGCGGACGATCTCCGGGTTCACCAGGTGGAGGAGCGTCTGCCCCTCCTGGCGGGGGGACGTGTCGATCACGATGACGCGCTTCTTCACCGCGATCTGGGGGGCGGCGAGGCCGACGCCGTCCGCGGCGTACATGGTCTCGGCCATGTCGTCGAGCAGGCGGCGGATGCCGTCGTCCACCCGGTCCACGGGCTGGGCGACTTCCTTCAGGATGGGATCGGGCCAGATGACGATTTCACGAACCATTCGAGCACCTTCTACCGGATCCCACATCTAACGGGGAAGGGGCCGCCGCGCATCCCCGCGGAATCGGGCCCCCGGAGGCGCTCTCCCGCCCGCCTCAGCGCGCGTCGCCGAGCCCGCGCAGGTACTCCTGGCGCAGCCGGTCGTCCGCCAGCACGTCCCGGGCGTCGAGCACCACCTGCTGGATCTCCTGCAGCGCCTCGGTGAGGGCGGGGTCGCGCAGCGCCGCGAAGCGCTC from Anaeromyxobacter dehalogenans 2CP-C includes:
- the def gene encoding peptide deformylase; translated protein: MVREIVIWPDPILKEVAQPVDRVDDGIRRLLDDMAETMYAADGVGLAAPQIAVKKRVIVIDTSPRQEGQTLLHLVNPEIVRGEGELTYTEGCLSIPGEAEDVDRFARVWVRALDRQGKPFELEADGLLAVALQHETDHLNGTMFVDHLSSLKRELIRKRMKKLKAQRASETADEVKGAARHESAL